A single genomic interval of Lusitaniella coriacea LEGE 07157 harbors:
- a CDS encoding DUF3155 domain-containing protein, protein MARKRKRKSRRRQEGRKILELVPQYNLESGEDKPVTAARKYISLQGINPPALLIVKRNEHTTDRYFWAEKGLFGAQYVEENHFLFPSLRFIAPQNSKTPLAAAVSQ, encoded by the coding sequence TTGGCCAGAAAACGCAAGCGCAAGAGTCGCCGCCGCCAAGAAGGACGAAAGATCCTAGAGTTAGTACCTCAGTATAACCTGGAAAGTGGCGAAGATAAACCCGTAACAGCAGCGCGGAAATACATCTCCTTGCAAGGGATTAATCCTCCAGCACTACTGATCGTTAAACGAAACGAACATACGACGGATCGTTACTTCTGGGCTGAGAAAGGTCTATTTGGAGCGCAGTACGTTGAGGAAAATCATTTTCTTTTCCCCAGTTTACGATTCATCGCTCCCCAAAATAGTAAAACTCCCTTGGCTGCTGCGGTTAGTCAATGA